DNA from Malus sylvestris chromosome 11, drMalSylv7.2, whole genome shotgun sequence:
ATGGGCAAATGGGTCGTTTGGAAGCGGCCTGAGTAGTCACCATTTTTAGGGTTTGAGGAAGAAAGCAAGGGTTTTGGAGTAGTGAGCAGAGATTGTTGTTTCGGGTCCGAGAACCGAACCAGCGTCTATGTGTTCGAGTAGCCAtggtagaaaaagaaaacaaaggtgATAAGACGACGAGTAGCCTAATGTTTTACAAGACGACGTCTCGTTTTATATATGATTATATAAAGTTATTTGCCGATTTATCCCTAAACTTTCACCTAACTTTCGATTTACTCCCTAAACTTTTAAATTGGAAAATCAAAgatttaaactaattttttggcCGGTTTCCCTCTTGTCGTTAGTTTTCCGTATATTCtatccaaattaacgttaacttTTATCATGTGCATACCATGCAACTCTcctttgaaaataaaaacatcACTTCGCTAGACATTTAGACACAAAAACTATAGAATCACACAGATTTGCACAAGTCAACATTTTAGAAATCTAggattttcaattattttaaagaacgAAGCGATCgaactaccctcacatgttgtgcacatatttttatataacGGAAATTTAGATAGAATGAATGAAAAACTAGGAAATCaatcaaaaaaattaatttaaatccatattttctaattaaaaagtTTAGATAAAAAATCGAAAGCTAAGTGAAGGTTAGGGAGAAATTCGGCAGTTTAGTCAAAGTTGTTAGgataaaagactgtttactatcctcatgttttgtggttttcaacatttagtacatcaagtttttttcgtctcagattcatacctaaagtgtaaattttgggacagtctcatacatccgttagtcaaactgttaaatttaCCGTTAATTGTAACGTGGCGCTATGATTGGACGCCACTTGTCatccaccttttttttttcttcttccttcttcttccttctcctgcaacttttttttttcttcctccttctccttcttccttcctccttccttcccctttttctccttcttccttcttcttccttctccttctccttctccttcttcttcttccttctccttctcctttttcttcttcttcctccgaatctggggaatttttttttctttttttttcttttttcttttttcttcttcttcctccttcctctttcttcttcttcttcttcctccgactgtaacttcttctctttttttttcttcctccttctccttcttccttcctcttcttcttcttcttcctccaaatttggggaagatgaaggtttttttttttttttcttcctttttcttctccttcttccttccccttcttcttcttcttccttcttcttcctccaaatctggggaagatgaagattttttttttcttctttcttcttcttcctcctccttcctcattcttctttttcttcttcctccgactgcaactttttttttcttccttcctccttcttccttccccttcttctccttcatccttcttcttcatcttcatcttcttccttcttcttcctccaaatctggggaagatgaagattttttttttcttctttcttcttcttcctcctccttcctcattcttctttttcttcttcctccgactacaacttttttttttcttccttccccttcttctccttcttccttcttcttcatcttcctcaaaaaaaaaaaaaacccttcatCTTTCCCAGAtttaaggaagaagaaaaagaagaagaagaagggaaaggaagaaggaggaagaaagaaggagacggagggagaaaaaaaaaaaggttgcagttggaggaagaagaagaagaagaagaagaagaagaagaaagaagaagaaaggaggaaaaatgaggaataagaagaaagaagaaaaaagaaaaaaaaaaaaaaaaaaaaacttccccaaattcggaggaagaagaagaagaagaagaaggagaagagaaggaagaaggagaagaaggggaaggaagaaggaggaaggaggaaggaagaaggagaatgaggaagaaaaaaaaattgcagaagaaaagaagaaaggagaaaaaaaaaatgtggatgacacgtggcgtccagtTATGGCGTCACGTCATAATTAACGAtaaatttaacagtttgactaatggatatatgagactatcccaaaatttacacgTTGGTATGAatctaaaacaaaaatatactaAATATTGAAAATCATAAACCATGAGGGTGGTAAACGTCTTTTACCCAACTTATATTAGAGTATTAGAGGCATGAGCTTTCCACGCGCCAATACTGACGACAAACACAAAAGTCTCTGCCTGTGAAAAAAAGATCTTTGATTCGTGAGGGATAAAGATAAACCAGTGTGGTTTTTTCCCCGAGAATCTGAGAGTTTTCCCGGAAACCCAGTTGGAGAAGATGCACGATTTTTGCTTCACGATCCCTTACGGGTTGGTGCTGATTGGCGGAGGAGTTTTTGGATATTTCAAGAAGGGGAGCACGGCTTCTTTGGCTGGGGGCGCGGGCATCGGATTGCTCCTCACTCTTGCTGGATATATCAGTCTCAAAGCCttcgagaagaagaagaactcgtATCCTGCTTTGATTCTCGAAACGGGTACGatttattggttttttttatttttttatttttatttttagttttaatggtGTGGATCCCAGATTTGAAATGATACTTTACTGAGATCATAGGAAGTTAAAAGGGGaaataagtaaaaagaaaaaaccaaatCAGAATCCGGATCTTTGTTTGTTGAGATAAAAACATCATGGGATCACAAAGTAGGTAACTTTTATgtagtttatttatttgattgcAGTAACTTTGCAGATGTTTATGTTTGAAAGCTGACTTCTTTTTTGAGGTTGTTTTGTTCCCTCTAGTAATCTGGATTCTGGAGGCGTTGTGTTTGTTTCCCGTTAAAACTGTTTCTAGGTTTGTAGTTTTAGCTTCGGTTTCTGTTTGTCGTTATGGAGAAGAACTTACATACAACTCATAGGCTAAGGTAACGGTATCCCGAATCAGTCACGCTATGCCGTGTGAGCAAGTTAAACACATGGTGACTGGTGATAGGCTTGGGATATCGTCACCTTAGAGTAATGCTAGAAATGCCAATGTAAAAATCCCAAAGCTTTGGTTCTCCACTGATGTCGAAGTACGCTATTTCTTTATGTCTAGGCTCATTCCAAGCAAGGTTTATTTATGTCATAGAACTAAACAGTTATGCCTTGGTCAATGCAATATGATTCGACCATGGTACGGCAATTTGAACGAAGTGGTTTTAGGTGTAATGTGCTCAGTGATCGCCTATCAAAATTTCAAGAATTTTAAGAATTGAAGAGATTAAGAAAGATGGTTTTGTATAAGGTCGCATTCGTTGTTTTTCTAGTCcttttttctgttttcatgttctGCTTCTGTTACATTGATGCTCAATCTGTGTGAGTCGTTGTTTTGGAACTAATTGATGCGCCTTGTAACAGTTTGTGCTGCCCTACTTACGTGGGTCATGGGACAGCGCTATCTGCATACTTTTAAGATCATGCCAGCTGGTGTTGTTGCCGGTATCAGGTGAGTTCAGATTAAATCTGCCTTTTTATGTGTTTCTCATTCTTCAGTTTGCTGGATTTTTATCTATCAATTATTTACTAGTGCACAGGAGCGTTTCCAAATTTTGTGTGTCATCAGTCTGTCAGGTGTTAGAAGTAACCTTATGCATCCGGTATGACTTTTATTTGTTGCATATGACTTCTTTCCTTCATTGACTCCcttgttttttatttccaaCGAGTAAATTCCATTCCTGATGCGTGAATATCTTATTTTCGTCCCTAGCTGGCATTAGCATAGAGTAAATGAACAAATGTACCTTTTTAATTTACTGGGATTAATCAGTTTGTGCACTGGAGGCATGTGGAACATGTGTCGATGTGGTCAGTGGTTTGTGGATAGTTAGTTCTTTCAAAGATTAGCAGATGTTATATATGGTTGTCTTTCGAGAATGGCCTACCTATAGCCCTTCAAATTTTATCGACGTCACTTTTTGGTGACACTTGACTCAgttgaattttcatccaaattcaAATCACACACTTGGATATCATATTTTCCGGTCAATCCACCCAATCATGTGTCCCCCCACTCACTGAACGAGTGAAGCTCTCCTGAATCATATTTTCTGTTGAAACTGTTTTAGCGCTGTACAATCAGTGCTATCGGAATATCATACTTGAATGATTAACCTTTTTCTGTCTTCCCGCATTCTCTGCTATCTGTAGTCTCTGCAGAATAGGAGGGGTAAAAGAAGTCGATTAGGAAATGGGAGAGTAATGAGAGCTGGAGTGGAATCTAATTCTCAATCCTGTAACCCTGTTATACGATTGGGCATAAAGGAGGGAAGGCGATGCGCCTCTATCAGATTATAAAGTCACATGTGGTTATCGTTTTGCAGTAATCGTATAGCGTTTCTATCATTGTCATGAATCCTAATTGTGGACTCTAATTTACCTATGATTAAAACCTTTAATTGGAGATCCTAACAGTTTCAATTATTCATAGATCTTCCTTTGTAACAGGATATATTCGAAGTTTTTGACTCTAaactactccattttgttgcaGCGTTGTCATGACTGGATTTTATGTGTACAAAATTGCAACGGGTGGAAACCATATTCCGGCCAAGACCAAGTAATGGTATTTGAGGACTTACTGCCAAAACTTATAAGCTGACATATTTAAATTACACCCTTCCACTTCCACATGCCCATATTTGATGTTACCAAGCTGTTTGTCAATCCAATATCACTAGATACTGTGCTATCAGGTGTGTCAGTGTGTGTACAAAACGAAAGACTCGTCTGAAATTTGTCGAAATCTTGTTTCATTCATTGCCTCGTCCTTTGTTTACCGTACTTTTAATCGAATCAAGTGTAATAGACCCTTTGATTTCTTTGTTTAGCCAACTCTTGTTTAATGGTCGAGGGGAACAGGCTTCAGTGCATGGGATTATAACCCTAGTTTCTCATGAATTGAGGTAAAATTCTGCTTGTTCGAAAACAGGAATTAGATGGATGCAAGACATTATTTCAATGGGAACCTCAAATGAGTCCTAATTTTACTTGGGCCTCGTTTGGTGCTGAGGATTGAATTAGATTCACTGTATGGATTAGCCATGAAGGAAACTTTTCTCTTCCACCGTAGTAGGATTGGAAGCAGTCCCTTTGGCCGTACTCTTTAAGGAATCAGCCTAGATTCTGTAAACCATTGTTTGACATTAACTAAACTCGTCCTTTGCCTCGCGCATGCCAACTTATGGTTGGAAAAACACAACTCTCTTGCAAATTCTACTATGCTCTGGTGTATAATATACACCTAATGAACAAAAGGGTGGATGTGCGGCCAAGAATCTAAAGAGCAAGGGCGGCTAAGGACCCGATGAATACAATACAGTGGTGCATACTGCAAGACCTTTGCACTCTTTGCACAATGTCATCTCTTCTCATTAAATACTTGTTCCAACAATGTTGTGGCTCCCAATtacagagaagaagaaaaaacacatTCTGGAAAATGAAGAGCTGACCCTTTTGCATTAAAATTCGTAGTCCATTTATCATCTACATTGTACAACAATTGGAAAACTTAAGACTGCTTACCCGACAGATGAACATATTTACAGCTTCCCCATCTTTCATGCCTACGTATCCAACCGTAAAATTATGCTAAAATCAACAGAAACGTGAATAACTTCGACCATGGGTGTAACAAATGTAAACGCAACAAAGTCAGGACTTAGCAATTCTGCAACCGGGAGTACTTGGGGGGCAGTGATGGGCACCTTTCGTTCATATGGGGGTACGTTTCCATGGTGTTGTATAAGGGTAATTCCATTCGATACTTCCCTTTAATTTGACAGAAAGGAAGCTTCACCGTGTCACCATCATTGCACCACTTTGGCAGGCGGCTTGAATTATTTTCAAAGAACTTGAGCATGTAAGCATCTTTTATCTGCATTAATGACAGAAAAAAAAGGTATAATTAATACGAATCAACATATAAATTCCTTATGAGACAACTTCGTTACAAAGTAACAGAATCGAGAAATACTTTCTGATCAAGAGCTACATTAATCTAACAATTTCcttgtttattttgtaattgttacaaCACTATCCAGTTATTAAGTAGAAACATTACTACTTCATCAATTCATGTTGAAGAGGAAACAAAAGATATTTGTCATTCATCTTGTGTCTCCCCAGAACTAGTATCAATTCTCCCCCTTTCGAGATTGTGCTTTAATTTTGGAGATGATGCAAAAAGGTGGCCCGGTTATTCAAAGCAAACAGATTAAATTTTGTTCACTATAAACTCACCGTAAATTCAGTGACCTGTATAGAGCTTGCAATTGGACCAAACAGTCCTGCCTCCTTATACATTTCAAGAATGAAGGCCACACACGATGTTGACTTCCCATCACTGTATTCCCAATCATCCTGTTCGGGAATTGTCAGCAGTTGGTCAAAAGATGATCCTCTCTTTTCAACTTCAACTAGAATATCCGGAAAAGTAAGGTTCTGCATGAAATACAAAGGGTACATCAGAAACTCAAATGGATATTAATGACTCAACGATAttgattaaaaaatgaaaatcttgACCAATTGATATTGCACGTTCAAACACCTGTGTTCCAAGTCTCTTGTTCAAGGCTTCATTCCACATGTTCGCAGCATATGCAGGCTGTATTTGATTCCAAACAGTCATAACAGATGCAACCTGCATAACCATAAAGCTAACGATCAGGAAAATGTTTAAGGTTTAAGAAAACTTATTGAAGCTCACAGAAGCATCagcagagagagggagagttgcCTCACAAATCACTTTGAACCTAAACAAAGCATTTCTTTATATCTTCTGTTCCAGTGAAAGAACCCACTACTTATAACCCTATTGGAAATGTTTTAGTTAGAAGGAATTTCTACCTTTATCCTCATCATAGACCCCTTTTAGTCCACTATGAAACAGTCATATTATTTCTGCATCAGCACTATGATATACATACCCATCATGTTTATAGAGTTGTTGTGTGTAAGCCAGAAGTTAATGATCATAAATAGAAAGATTGGGGTAAAGCACCTAATAGTTAGCTTTTCACGTCCCCTATTGAATCCCAGGCCTCAACCCATACAGGTAACAGAAACTACCAAGTTCAATAATAACTAAACCAGAACTAAATAATCAAACAGAAATACTAAGGGAAGTAGTTACGATTGTAGCATTTACTAATACTGTAAACTTAGCCACATAATGAAATATTAAATGTAGTAAAGATATGATACCACGTGAGCATCCAAAGGGGGTGGATAGTTGTCTTCTATAGTATCTATCCAGCTGAATATCAAGTTATGAAAACCATAAGGTTGACCTTCCATGCTCCTTGCATACTCCCAGGCAGCAGTCTCATTGAACTTAGCTCGTATATCAGGATGCAAGGGAAGCAATGCAATATGGGGATTGGAATCATCTTTATTTAGCTCAAATTCCCACCATTCATCCCATGGAAGCACAGCAATAATATCTTCCCCCTAGAATATGGAAGGAAAAAGCACCTTCAGCATTAACTTCTTGAGAAGCACCACTTTTAACATTAACAGCAGATTGTATTATATAGAATACTAGAAGAAAAAtactaaaactttaaaaataaaaaaggttgaCCTGCAAATTCCTGTGCATTAATTGGAAATGAACCTCCAAACCAAAGCCTTATTCTTGAGCGAGAGAATGTGCCACTAGGCCCAAggtaaaaaaaaggtcgtacccagtgcacaaggctcccgctttacgcagggtctgggagaggtgaatgttggctagccttacccccatttatggagaggctgctcccaagtctcgaacccgagacctaccgctcatgggcgaaggcactagGCCCAAGGTAAAACAGAGGTATAATACGATATTATATTTTACAAACTTGTACTCACCTTCTCATTTTCGTGTCCTGATTCACCAACCCATAGCTTTCCTTCAGAATCCTTTAAACAAACAGCAGAATGACCAGCATAAGCTCCACTCACCCACTTTTCTAGAGTCTCAAATCCACCCCACCGTCCACGAATCTTAGATATTGCTAGGAAATCTCCAGAGTGAATATCATCAATGCTAATATTTGTTACCCAAGGTTGAGGACGCTGATCAAAGGAAGCACCCATGTGCTTCTCAAGAAACCCAATATTAGAGTTCTCACCCCATCCGGTATTCGTAAACAAGGGGAAGACATCCCACAACGCTTGAAGGGTGCCTAACATCCCTGCTTGCATAAGGAAAATAGAAACTCCCCTGTTTTTCACCTGAAAAGGTAAGATTAAAGACCAAATTAATCCcaacttttcttttcaaaacaaatcaaaatatcaaataaTAACTGAATACTAGAAAGTGGCAACTCACATATTCAAACTCATCTTTTCCTTGCCACTCTTTAAACTCAAGTGTATGCTCCCGAGACAGTAAATAGTAATCCCATGTGACAGTGTATGGAGTTGCAAAGACGTAAATATCCATACACGTCCAACTGTGAGGCTTACTAACCTGCGCACAAACAGATTCAGTTTTTAATCGTTATAATACAAATCAAGTATTTTCTCTACTTTAGTAATCAAAGAATAATAAGAAGTTCAAGTTcataaatatgaaattaatgACACCTATATCGACACACCTGATAGGCTGATACCTATTACCTGAACATTCCAAAAAATTAAGCCAACATGAAATGTTTTGGATcataaaacccaaaaaacaatCTAAAGAAATACAAGAAGCTCAACTCAAAAATGTAATTAACACCTCAGGTCCGTTTGAGAATCAtttcagttttcagttttcaacttttaaattttagtttctaGTTTCAGTTTTCATTTATACAGTGAAAATGAAACCGAAAACTGCAatcgaaatggttatcaaacggccCTTACCATCCAACTTCCCCAACTCTGATATTCTAGAATATCCAATAAACTTACCAATTGATTCAACCTAAGAAAAAACCAACAGCAGTAAACCCACAAGCCTAAGCTCCCACTAAACAGTCAACAACTCCAATAACTCACAAACCCAATTATCCAAATGtatactaatttacctacaaaaaacATCTAAAATCCCTAAGAAAAACCACAAGTTAGTCATTTTCGAAACAAGAAAGTAGAAACCctcttaaaaaaatcaaatttaatgtcCTGGTAACCAAAACTTCAAATTTCCACAAACCCAGCTAAAGAATCTCAATACCCAATCATCCAAATACTCAAAAACTACAAATTTCCAAAAACCCAACTCCAAAATGTAAtttaataaaagcccaaaaattGATCCGAGACCTTGAGATGAAGAGTTCCGCCGCCAAATTCGCTACCAGTCTTGTTGTGGAACTCCATCCAAGCTGTGTTCAGGTAAAAACACGCGCCTTTCCACTCGAAACTGTCGTTCGGAGACGACGCCGAGCCGACGAAGGTGGGCAGGAGATCGACCGCGCCGTGCAGAGAGTTGAGGATTGGCCATGAAATCTGTCTGGGCAAGAGAGGAAGGACGTCGCGGGGGTGAAATGGTAATTTGACGGAGTGCACGGAGAGAAAAGTAAGGATGGTTACAGCGGCTGCGAACAgtagagagggagaggaagccatggctctctctctctgttagAGGAGAGAGATCCCTGAGGTAGTTGAACCTGAACCCGTTCCGTTTGAGAGAGAAACGGTTTCTACACATTGATTTCGTATCACCATTTCCAACGAccagtttgttttgtttttatatttattttgtcctttttgATAGATTGTTTACCTATGCCCTCTATTTTAATCTAACTTTATCTCCTATAACTCAAAATTaccattttattttctaaaactcaaaatttatctattttgatttgtggATTTTCTCTTCTCTCTGAAATTTATAAGTCGCCTCTTAAAACATATGTCGAATTGAATGCCCATTGCTCCAATTATGTTAAAGTTaatggaccattgctacaatttactctatgtTCATTTGAATTGGACATGAATATGAACCATTATGTGGTGATATTACGAATCATATATGAGTTTCGAACCTTAAATATGTGTTtccaaaattattataaattcaaaatattatgAGTTTCCAAGCCACTCCAAGTCCGCCTATAATCCAGGCGAGGACACCAAACGTGTCGAAAAAGTGATATTACTTAAATTGGGTTCTACTGAGCTTATACAAACCATCTTAAGTAAATTCGtgcaattaaaatgatgttgTGAATAGGGTTGTCTTCTTTCTCGTGCGAGGCCAGCCCTGCGACAAAATATTTCTAAATTCCAGCTTTTACATATAAGTCTGCATTGCTCCCGTCCATCCTCGTCCAAACCCGCCTAACTCCGCCTAAAAATTGGGGGCCCTTCCGAAGTGGGGCCCTAGGCCGGCGCCTACTCCGGCTACCATTAGGGTCGGCTCTGCTTATACTAGTGCCCTAactaaatttgtatattaatTTGCTATTGAGCTGCGATTAAGAAGAATGAAACATGAAATGCTCAAGTTCCAAAACATGAAATATTGTGGCTTGAATTGAATGTAATACATTTTACTTTTGTATTCCTATTCTTTCTGGTTGTTTATGATAATATCAATTGACGAgcagattttatattatatatttaatcttattcttagtatattttgtttattattttcgaagaattttgatattttaaattgtattttcataTAGGACTTTCCACTTCCTTTGGAGAAAAACGTGTTCAAatagatgaattttggagtaattctagttaAAGGATGTTTGTGAGTCGATTAGCTTGATCGTgtcaaaatatcaaatttttccaccaagcgatTATTTTCTGGCAATAGAATAAAGGAGTAGTGCGTGACGCTGGAAAAGTGACGTTTTGGGCTTGATTGCAagttttggagcccaagatgacctatTTTGGATTCAATcccttctggagatgtgtttAGAATGTTTCGATCTTTAAAAAAAGTTGTCATGGGCCGGATTTGGAAGAGATTTGaggctaaaacgtggctggacaGTTCCTTGGCAGATTCTCCTAGCTTAATTAggactttattttctagtaTATTTTATTAAGGACACTGtagatgcggtccctaattatcaatattctttaactgaaaccttgttggttttcaattttttatcgaaGTCCCTGAAACTAATgtgataatgtatttctatgaaggttactatattttttaaattaaaaattgaaatttatagttgtttatattaatgagattttaaataaaaaaacccataatttgtggaattaaaattaaacactaaaacaaaaattatacacttcaatatattgtgtgtgtgtgtgtgtgtgtaaccatggtacattcatcaaaattaacaaaaaaattattgtaccaagatatgggtacattcttcaaaaccacacaaaaaataatagatattaggcttaataacattagtaaatttctttgattaaacttgacatggatatattcttaaatcaagaaaaagaatgtacccatataagtttaaaaatggattagaaaaaattgaatagattttatataaaaaaaggtacattttacatacaacaaattggtatatttaagaatgggtacattttttttaacaaacaatattatctacactatgggggagggggtgggctttacctcacaataggctaacaataGTGGTTTAAAGCCTttagcgagaatcaaacctaagacttctcacttacaagtgaaaaggaatatcaTTTCACCGTAGTACCAAGTGTCAGGATTgatacattttaagattaaaagtttgaaaagttacatgaatgggtacatataagattaaaaaattgaaaacctttttataaaaaattaaggggtacaaacttattcatttttttttttgaaaatgttttgaattgaaaattagttaggagtttaataaagatgtgagtattaaaatcttaaatcaattattaatttttattttaaattacgTAAttgacatgtaaattcattattgcattaatgctagggactttgatcaaaatctaaaaactaataaggtttcagtcaatGAATATTAGTAACTAGGGATCAGATactaatttttctattttattattatttggtttcctagttgGAACAAAAGACTTTTTATTAGGGATTATCGTATAACTTATGGCGAGCAATATAAGCCTTGGTCAACCCTAGTTTTTACTTCTTTCATGCGACTTAGAAGATTTTAAGATTTttactttaaggtgttttcaatctttttcttcataataatattttctttgattttaattatgaatatgcgtaactaatctattttgctagggtgaagccttgagccttagcatgaatatgtaatttttatttgattgcttatgattgattgcatgtatactttgaattattaatcattgtgcttaaactatctaattgtcttaatgcttgatcactattaggatctttagaaaagtaatttgatgcaattttggtcagaaggttccctgaaattgacgctagCCTCTTGTGGTTGATAATTGTAATCTCGCTTAAGATGAACACTGTGTCTTaaaggttgcatggtttttcaaagggttttcacaaaacatAATGAGTCTCCCATGTTCATAATTGATCTGAACGTCCAGACGGATTGTATGTTAGATATActttctatgttggaggttccaagtagaatatatattaggaaaacctaacattcaaagtggcatgtgtaaatcataagtaattggtaaaagtacataggattgctaggtgttggtggaaccctagtgcttttataatttggtatttaaaagctcttttcttttattgtaTTAACTTTGGCtgaatttattatttgtttttaatattacccaa
Protein-coding regions in this window:
- the LOC126588181 gene encoding protein FATTY ACID EXPORT 6-like isoform X4, whose amino-acid sequence is MHDFCFTIPYGLVLIGGGVFGYFKKGSTASLAGGAGIGLLLTLAGYISLKAFEKKKNSYPALILETVCAALLTWVMGQRYLHTFKIMPAGVVAGIRIGGVKEVD
- the LOC126588181 gene encoding protein FATTY ACID EXPORT 6-like isoform X1 — protein: MHDFCFTIPYGLVLIGGGVFGYFKKGSTASLAGGAGIGLLLTLAGYISLKAFEKKKNSYPALILETVCAALLTWVMGQRYLHTFKIMPAGVVAGISAQERFQILCVISLSGVRSNLMHPRCHDWILCVQNCNGWKPYSGQDQVMVFEDLLPKLIS
- the LOC126588181 gene encoding protein FATTY ACID EXPORT 6-like isoform X3; the protein is MHDFCFTIPYGLVLIGGGVFGYFKKGSTASLAGGAGIGLLLTLAGYISLKAFEKKKNSYPALILETVCAALLTWVMGQRYLHTFKIMPAGVVAGISVVMTGFYVYKIATGGNHIPAKTK
- the LOC126588173 gene encoding uncharacterized protein LOC126588173, whose amino-acid sequence is MASSPSLLFAAAVTILTFLSVHSVKLPFHPRDVLPLLPRQISWPILNSLHGAVDLLPTFVGSASSPNDSFEWKGACFYLNTAWMEFHNKTGSEFGGGTLHLKVSKPHSWTCMDIYVFATPYTVTWDYYLLSREHTLEFKEWQGKDEFEYVKNRGVSIFLMQAGMLGTLQALWDVFPLFTNTGWGENSNIGFLEKHMGASFDQRPQPWVTNISIDDIHSGDFLAISKIRGRWGGFETLEKWVSGAYAGHSAVCLKDSEGKLWVGESGHENEKGEDIIAVLPWDEWWEFELNKDDSNPHIALLPLHPDIRAKFNETAAWEYARSMEGQPYGFHNLIFSWIDTIEDNYPPPLDAHVVASVMTVWNQIQPAYAANMWNEALNKRLGTQNLTFPDILVEVEKRGSSFDQLLTIPEQDDWEYSDGKSTSCVAFILEMYKEAGLFGPIASSIQVTEFTIKDAYMLKFFENNSSRLPKWCNDGDTVKLPFCQIKGKYRMELPLYNTMETYPHMNERCPSLPPKYSRLQNC
- the LOC126588181 gene encoding protein FATTY ACID EXPORT 6-like isoform X2, translating into MHDFCFTIPYGLVLIGGGVFGYFKKGSTASLAGGAGIGLLLTLAGYISLKAFEKKKNSYPALILETVCAALLTWVMGQRYLHTFKIMPAGVVAGIRSVSKFCVSSVCQVLEVTLCIRVVMTGFYVYKIATGGNHIPAKTK